The following coding sequences are from one Bifidobacterium sp. window:
- a CDS encoding aminotransferase class I/II-fold pyridoxal phosphate-dependent enzyme — MDSMNVDTSEDDNSYEDNRALETILTALQDSGKAVTSDAIKTTLIELLERQSLQTNQRMPTVRLLSSRLDVSYGMISSIYHQLAVAGYLMMRGRRGTYVLSRNDDWTNLRHSSSDTADHTILHDLSLGTPDISLLPGINRFLIMQGQRTAYIGSYDESSILSPLADLFRSTWPYPVQALTVVSGAMDGIERVLRICKANGSVILLENPTYPPIIHLVRQCGATAIGIDMDDLGISPHSLQQAIDNCRRHHQRVSAIITQPRAQNPTGITTTPERIQLLANILNNSYASIPQDERPLIIEDDHSGSISTAMAMSMGTYLPERTVRIQSFSKTHGPDLRLAALSGPNPIVEMLIRERKLGVGWVSKLLQELLYMMLADSKTNAQILRARKEYEYRRSVLKSLLLESNISISAGDGLNVWMAVRSEEQAINFLLSKGIKVRRGSDFNVQATFPDYSDHRVAPEHIRITIAGIKAEQISDIVPLLKQAAEKQ; from the coding sequence ATGGATAGCATGAATGTCGATACATCTGAGGACGACAACAGTTATGAAGACAACCGTGCACTGGAAACCATACTCACTGCATTGCAAGATTCCGGTAAAGCTGTCACCTCCGATGCTATTAAAACAACGTTGATTGAATTGTTGGAGCGACAATCTCTGCAAACGAATCAGCGGATGCCGACTGTACGCTTGCTGTCATCTCGTCTAGATGTGAGCTATGGCATGATTTCGAGCATCTACCATCAACTCGCAGTTGCCGGATATTTGATGATGCGAGGTCGCAGAGGAACCTATGTGTTGTCTCGCAACGATGATTGGACGAATCTCAGGCATTCCTCATCCGATACCGCCGATCACACCATTCTTCACGACTTATCCCTTGGTACGCCTGATATATCGTTGCTCCCAGGGATTAATCGCTTCCTGATTATGCAAGGTCAACGCACTGCATATATCGGTTCATATGACGAATCATCGATTCTCTCGCCACTTGCAGATCTCTTCCGTTCAACTTGGCCTTATCCGGTCCAAGCACTCACCGTGGTTTCAGGAGCCATGGACGGTATCGAACGAGTCTTGCGTATTTGCAAAGCCAACGGCAGTGTAATCCTGCTGGAGAATCCGACCTACCCTCCCATTATCCATCTGGTTCGCCAGTGTGGCGCTACTGCTATCGGTATAGATATGGACGACTTGGGCATATCACCACATTCCCTGCAACAAGCAATCGACAACTGTAGGCGTCATCACCAACGAGTAAGCGCAATCATTACTCAACCAAGGGCACAAAATCCAACAGGGATAACCACTACCCCTGAAAGAATCCAGTTGCTTGCCAATATATTGAATAACAGTTATGCATCCATCCCTCAAGATGAGCGCCCTCTGATTATCGAAGACGACCACAGTGGCAGCATCTCAACAGCTATGGCAATGAGTATGGGAACATACTTGCCAGAACGTACGGTTCGAATACAGAGTTTCTCTAAAACACATGGACCCGATCTGCGTCTAGCTGCGTTATCAGGGCCCAATCCTATCGTCGAGATGCTGATTCGCGAGCGCAAACTCGGGGTTGGTTGGGTCAGCAAACTACTTCAGGAACTGCTCTATATGATGCTTGCAGACTCTAAAACAAATGCACAAATTCTTCGAGCTCGTAAAGAGTACGAGTATCGAAGGTCGGTTCTGAAAAGTTTGCTGCTTGAATCCAATATCAGCATCAGTGCTGGCGACGGCCTTAATGTGTGGATGGCTGTGCGCAGCGAAGAACAAGCCATCAACTTCTTACTCTCAAAAGGCATCAAGGTCAGAAGAGGATCAGATTTCAACGTGCAAGCTACTTTCCCTGATTATTCAGATCACAGGGTAGCACCGGAGCACATCCGCATAACCATCGCTGGTATCAAAGCTGAGCAAATATCGGACATCGTTCCACTTCTCAAACAAGCGGCAGAAAAACAATAA
- a CDS encoding ABC transporter permease: MKKVLTRIGVFLVTVAVASVAVFLLLSALPGDAAAIKLGTEASPQALEQMRHELGLDRPMYLRYFSWAGGMIRGDMGISANSGVSIASDVIQGLQVTLLLVVIAMIIALLIAFIFGTLAAVYRDRALGTVLSVVSQIGVSVPAFLAGLILVIIFAVGLGMFPATGWSSPDDPVQFFRHVALPALSLGLVQGAILSRYVRSAVLEVTTEDFMRTARAKGLSFPQALRKHGIRNALVPIMNIAGVETASILIGAVVVERVFEIRGLGSLLVSSVENRDLPEVQAIVMVLVVMVLFVNLVVDLLSAAVDPRFGGER, translated from the coding sequence ATGAAAAAAGTTTTAACTCGAATCGGGGTATTCCTAGTTACTGTTGCGGTGGCATCAGTGGCGGTATTTCTGCTACTGTCCGCGCTTCCTGGAGATGCCGCAGCTATAAAGTTGGGCACGGAGGCATCGCCACAAGCCTTGGAACAGATGCGTCATGAGCTTGGTCTGGATCGACCTATGTATCTGCGATACTTCTCCTGGGCGGGAGGAATGATTCGAGGAGATATGGGAATCTCTGCCAACTCTGGAGTAAGCATCGCATCAGATGTGATACAGGGACTTCAAGTCACCTTGCTACTAGTCGTTATCGCCATGATTATTGCGCTACTGATTGCTTTTATTTTTGGCACGCTGGCGGCAGTTTATCGGGATCGTGCACTAGGAACAGTGTTGAGTGTGGTTAGCCAAATAGGTGTCTCGGTTCCAGCATTCTTAGCTGGGTTAATTTTAGTAATCATTTTTGCTGTTGGCCTGGGTATGTTCCCAGCGACAGGGTGGTCTTCGCCCGATGATCCGGTGCAATTCTTTCGTCACGTTGCTTTACCTGCACTTTCTTTAGGCCTAGTACAAGGCGCGATTCTCAGCCGTTATGTGAGGTCCGCAGTGCTGGAAGTAACTACTGAGGATTTCATGAGAACTGCTCGGGCGAAAGGCTTAAGTTTTCCGCAGGCTTTACGTAAACATGGCATTCGCAATGCTTTGGTGCCGATTATGAATATTGCGGGTGTTGAAACGGCATCGATACTTATCGGCGCAGTGGTTGTCGAGCGCGTTTTCGAGATACGCGGTTTGGGGAGTTTGTTGGTTTCCTCAGTTGAAAATAGAGATTTGCCCGAAGTACAGGCAATCGTCATGGTGCTAGTGGTCATGGTCCTATTCGTCAATCTTGTGGTTGACCTGCTGTCCGCTGCGGTGGATCCAAGATTTGGAGGAGAACGATGA
- a CDS encoding VOC family protein has product MMNTMTTYTSDVQHVGLPTTDLDGTIDFYTKTIGFELAGIFKNGDARCAFLRYGHITIETWEVEQSAMSDGAWNHMALDCTDIDAAFANAQELGLDFKDSEVQSIPSFWDNGIRYFNIYGPNREIIEFCQII; this is encoded by the coding sequence ATGATGAATACGATGACCACGTATACCAGCGACGTTCAACATGTGGGTCTGCCGACAACAGATCTCGACGGGACCATAGATTTTTACACCAAAACCATAGGTTTTGAGCTAGCAGGAATATTCAAGAACGGCGATGCGCGTTGTGCTTTTCTCCGTTATGGACATATCACCATAGAGACATGGGAAGTTGAGCAATCTGCCATGTCTGACGGTGCATGGAATCATATGGCTCTGGATTGCACCGACATTGATGCGGCTTTCGCCAACGCACAAGAGCTTGGGTTGGATTTCAAAGACAGCGAGGTGCAATCAATTCCATCCTTCTGGGACAACGGTATCCGTTACTTCAATATTTATGGCCCAAACCGAGAGATTATCGAGTTTTGCCAGATTATATGA
- a CDS encoding dipeptide ABC transporter ATP-binding protein, whose protein sequence is MTNNTAAKVLSSAGAQPRAAASSNNVLEISGLTVSSGDKEIIHGIDITVAAGERLGLIGESGSGKSLTCLAAMGLLPSGLTARGSIMLPSAGVDVIASMDEELRTLRGSTMSMVFQEPMTALNPLMKVGKQVGEVVQIHHSKLSKNQRDTTVNDMLQSVGLGEVKRVADSYPFQLSGGQRQRVMLAMAMINAPQLLLADEPTTALDVTVQQQVTQLMSQQVQSSGSSLLFITHDLGVVAGLCDSVAIMRHGRIIERGNLDEVFARPQHPYTKALLAASKLEKNKHNNRLVTLSDLEFREHKQGQVGAQSANSENSEDYLVQDEAMVIDHPQVSSFAAAPHDVLPEEPHGTLVFNRRESNLSHPHEEAIEVSELFKSYKTRSLGSTTTFTAVNGISFDVHKGEKFGIVGESGCGKSTTLRMISALDQATSGSIKVFGTEIVEQSMRANAWVHQKVQVVFQDPMGSLDPRMRIWQIISEPLVNTSKKERIARSESMLESVGLDAASAQRYPHQFSGGQRQRIAIARALITKPQILIADEAVSALDVSVRAQVLNLLADLSQSHSFTLVFVSHGLHVVRNQCDVVAVMRKGEIVECGPSEEIYKNPLHTYTKTLLAAMPSIGTKE, encoded by the coding sequence ATGACGAATAACACAGCAGCAAAAGTATTAAGTTCTGCAGGAGCTCAGCCAAGGGCAGCCGCAAGCTCAAATAACGTGCTGGAGATTTCAGGTCTAACGGTGTCTTCCGGAGATAAAGAGATCATTCATGGAATAGACATCACTGTTGCAGCAGGGGAAAGATTAGGGCTTATCGGCGAATCTGGTTCTGGTAAATCTTTGACGTGTTTAGCTGCGATGGGTCTGCTCCCATCAGGATTAACCGCACGGGGAAGTATCATGTTGCCTTCTGCTGGTGTCGACGTGATTGCCAGTATGGATGAAGAGCTGAGAACACTACGTGGTTCAACGATGTCTATGGTATTCCAGGAGCCTATGACAGCGTTGAATCCATTGATGAAAGTTGGTAAACAAGTTGGCGAAGTAGTTCAAATTCACCACTCAAAACTATCGAAAAATCAACGAGATACCACAGTAAACGATATGCTGCAGAGCGTTGGACTTGGTGAGGTGAAAAGGGTAGCTGATTCGTATCCTTTCCAATTGTCAGGAGGGCAGAGACAGCGTGTGATGCTTGCTATGGCAATGATTAATGCTCCACAATTATTATTAGCTGACGAGCCCACCACAGCGCTTGATGTCACTGTGCAACAACAAGTAACACAATTGATGTCTCAGCAAGTTCAATCGTCTGGTTCTTCATTATTGTTCATCACTCACGATCTGGGTGTAGTGGCAGGCCTGTGCGATTCGGTCGCCATCATGAGACATGGGCGGATAATAGAACGCGGCAATCTAGATGAAGTGTTTGCCCGTCCTCAACACCCATACACCAAAGCATTATTAGCAGCATCCAAACTGGAAAAAAATAAGCACAACAACCGTCTAGTAACCTTATCCGACCTTGAGTTTCGAGAGCATAAACAGGGTCAAGTAGGTGCCCAATCTGCGAACAGTGAGAACTCAGAAGATTACCTAGTGCAGGACGAGGCAATGGTTATAGACCACCCACAGGTGTCATCATTTGCTGCTGCTCCTCATGACGTTCTCCCCGAGGAGCCTCACGGTACTTTGGTATTTAATCGTCGTGAATCAAATCTCTCACATCCTCATGAGGAAGCTATTGAAGTCAGTGAGCTGTTCAAAAGTTATAAAACTAGAAGCCTCGGTTCAACAACAACATTTACGGCAGTAAATGGAATTTCTTTTGACGTTCATAAAGGTGAGAAGTTCGGCATTGTAGGGGAATCAGGTTGCGGAAAATCGACGACGCTTCGTATGATTTCAGCTCTAGACCAAGCCACTTCAGGATCAATTAAAGTATTCGGAACAGAAATTGTTGAGCAGAGTATGAGAGCGAATGCTTGGGTACATCAAAAAGTACAAGTAGTGTTCCAAGACCCTATGGGCTCTCTGGATCCCAGGATGCGCATATGGCAAATTATTTCAGAACCATTGGTAAACACATCAAAGAAAGAGCGTATTGCAAGATCGGAAAGTATGCTTGAATCCGTCGGTCTTGATGCGGCATCTGCCCAACGCTACCCGCATCAGTTTTCTGGTGGTCAACGTCAACGTATAGCTATTGCTAGAGCTTTGATTACCAAGCCACAAATACTGATTGCAGATGAAGCGGTCTCTGCGCTTGATGTTTCTGTGAGGGCACAGGTATTGAATCTATTGGCTGACTTGTCGCAATCGCATTCCTTCACCTTGGTATTTGTCTCTCATGGTTTGCATGTAGTTCGTAACCAATGCGATGTGGTAGCTGTGATGAGAAAAGGCGAGATAGTGGAGTGCGGTCCTAGTGAAGAAATATATAAGAATCCGCTGCATACTTACACCAAGACTCTGCTAGCTGCGATGCCCAGCATCGGTACAAAGGAATAA
- a CDS encoding ABC transporter permease: MSVMSANADIKKPRERGQLKAATRNMNSSMVIGGCMLLLIVAMALISLLWTPYDAMNVVDSKLLRPSAQHWLGTDRLGYDVMSVIMAGSRTTLTVGCIAVVVAAIIGVPYGILCGMSASGMGRWLMRWNDVMQAFPPLLLAIVFTAAFGQSSVTAALALGLGASPAFARVTRSVTKQIMGREYVMASRAAGRGNMFIACRHVLPNIRGTIIVQLSVNFAVAVLAEAGLSYLGLGTPAPQASWGRLLRDSSAVIYSNWLLVLIPGIAIAWTVLAFNLLGDGLRDFLDPRLEEQS, encoded by the coding sequence ATGAGCGTAATGAGTGCAAATGCTGACATCAAGAAACCTCGCGAGCGTGGCCAACTGAAAGCCGCTACCCGCAATATGAATTCAAGCATGGTCATTGGCGGGTGCATGTTGCTGCTGATAGTTGCTATGGCTTTGATATCTCTATTGTGGACTCCATACGATGCGATGAATGTGGTGGATTCCAAACTGCTGCGTCCGAGCGCCCAACATTGGCTCGGGACTGATCGCCTGGGATACGATGTGATGTCCGTGATTATGGCCGGATCACGAACCACACTCACCGTTGGTTGTATTGCTGTAGTGGTTGCTGCAATCATCGGAGTCCCTTATGGAATCCTCTGCGGTATGTCAGCCAGTGGTATGGGGCGTTGGCTGATGAGATGGAATGATGTTATGCAGGCATTTCCACCGTTGCTGTTGGCTATTGTGTTCACAGCGGCCTTCGGACAGAGTTCAGTGACCGCTGCTTTAGCACTCGGTTTAGGTGCTTCTCCAGCTTTTGCTCGTGTAACACGGAGCGTGACGAAACAAATCATGGGACGTGAATACGTCATGGCGTCGCGTGCAGCAGGACGCGGCAATATGTTCATCGCCTGCAGACATGTGTTACCCAACATTCGTGGAACTATCATCGTCCAACTCTCAGTCAACTTCGCCGTCGCTGTATTAGCTGAAGCTGGATTGTCATATCTTGGCCTTGGCACTCCCGCACCTCAAGCGTCATGGGGACGACTCTTAAGAGATTCCTCAGCAGTTATTTACTCAAATTGGTTATTGGTGTTGATTCCAGGAATTGCTATCGCTTGGACAGTTTTGGCATTCAATCTGCTTGGAGACGGATTGAGGGACTTCCTTGATCCGCGTTTGGAGGAACAGTCATGA